The genomic segment CGGTTCCATCAACGACCGCACGAAAGGCCTTCACTTTGAACACGGTCACTCATGGGTGACATCGGAAGTCAACCACGCTCTGCGAAATCTCGAATCAATGTGTTCCCCAACCCCTGAAGAGGAAGAGTTTTTTATGGCCACGAAAACGAAACCAGCACCTGCCAAGCCCACCAAAGCCACGAAGCCAGCGAAGCCGAAAGAAACCGCTCCTGAGGTCACATCAGAGTCATCGCAGGAGCATCCCGGCAAGGCCTTCATCGTCGATCGCAGTCGTGACATCCCACTCTCTCAGCTCGATCCCAGCCCCTGGCAGGTCCGCAAGAAGACCAGCAGCGAGTGGATTGCCGAGTTAGGCCAATCGCTCTTGGATGATGGCCAACTGGCACCGCTGTTGGTCAGGCTGAGCAAGATAATTAATCAAGGATCGCTGGCGAATCGCTACGAAATCATTGCTGGTCATACGCGAGCCTTCGCGGCTGGTCAGGTCGGCCTCAAATCTCTGAGGTGTGACATCCTCGAATGCGATGACGAAACCGCTCAGCGGCTCGTGTTGATCGATAACGCGAAGCGGAAAGACCTCACGAAGATTGAGCAGGCCCAGGCACTGAAGGCACTGGTCGAAACGTACGAGGCGGCCGGGAAGAGTCAGCGGCAACTGGCCGCCGACATCGGGATCAGCCAGGGACAGATCAGCAATCTGACCCGGCTGCTGCTCCTGCCGCCCGAGGTGCAGGAGCTGGTGATTTCTGGAGAAATCACTCAGGCGTCCGCCCGCGAAGCAGTGCCGATGCTGCAGCATCCAAAGATTGCCAAAGCATTTGTCGCGGAGATTGCTGACATTCGAGATGTGGCCGTGGAGGAGGCGGAACGTCAGGGCGAGGAGGCCAGGATTGACCTGATGAACTCCATCCGTTCGGTCGTTCGTGAGATTGGTCAACCTCTTGATGGTCAAATCTACTACAAGGGTCGCTGGGTGAACCGGGCCTTTAAGCTGACGCCTGAGATTGAGGAGCAGCTCGACATTGTTGATCTGTCGAGCAACCCGAAGGACCCTCGACGATATGCACTCAACAAAAAACTCTTTGAGGAGCTGCAGGACAAGGCAGAAGCCAAGAAGAAGGCGGATGAGCAGAAAGGGATCGAGGGGAAGTGCTCAGGCAAGAAGCAGCTGACGCCGGCACAGCAGAAGGAAAAGGACAAGCAGCAGGCTGAACAGCTCGCAGCGAGAATCGCGAAGTGGAAGATCAGGATCCAGAAGGACATGGTCTGCGATTGGATTGATACCACTGCGAGCGAGCGGGAGATGGTCAGCGTGCTGGGATGGCTCTGGCTGCACTGGCAGCACCACAGCGAGAAAAGGGTGATCAGCGAGAGCCTGCGTGAGGCTTTGCAAGAATCTGGCATGAAGGACTTCAACCCTGATGAACGTGAGCTCGTTAAAGCCCTGCTGAAGGCGGATCAACCAAAGGATGATTTGGTTTTTCCCCAGGTGCTCCGAAGCATGGGCCTCAAGATTCTTCGGCGATGTGAGGTCGCTCCATTTCGAATTGCGGATCCTGAGATCATTCAGATCATTTTCGATTATGCCAGACTCAACATTGAGACGGTCTGGGCCTCGGCCTACGGTGAGGACGTCGAGGAGTTTTTCGGGATGCATTCAACGGCTCAACTGACGGCCCTGGCGAAGGAGCTCAAGATCTCCGTCAGCAGCCCCAAGAAGATCGACATGATCGACGATCTCCTGCAGCACTGCTGGGGTAAGCCCTGCCCGAAATCGATCATTGATGCCAAGGCGGCAGACGCCAGCGGGAAGTGGTGATTTTTGACGATCAACGGATTTTGCAAAATAATTATGCAAAATCCGTTGACTTTCGTTTCGCTATCGCCGATACTCATTCCATCAGACCTGCAGCACATGGAAACGAAAATGAAACTCGCAGCTTACATCTACCCAGCCAGCCACGAACTGCACGGAAAAGTAATCTGCGTCCTGCCAGCCACTCACCGATGCAAGGTGCTGAACAAAGCCTGTAAGCGGATTTTCGGGACCAAGGAAGAGTTGCCGGGCAAAGTTGCGACGCTCAAGGGTGACGCCGCGACGAGATACAGCGAATCACTCGCCGCCAACTGCTTGTACTCACGCTAGAACCCGACCTGCAGCATGTCGCTGCAGGTCACTTAACCCGGCCCCGACAGGCCACAGCAAGGAATGACAGAAAATGGCAAATCTGACAGCAGCACACGTCGATCTCGACCAAGGCACGAACGACGATGACCGCAAGTTCGGTTACGTCTTCGGCGATGAAGGTGGATTCTTTTTTACTCACATGCCCACCCTGCAGGAGACGCTGGATTCCATTGAGGTCGATGAAGTTGATGGGGATGGCGGATTGACCAGCGAAGAGGTTGTGGAATTCCTGAGGACTTACCTGCCCGGCAAGATTCGCTTCCGCGGTGAAGAGTCTGACGAGTAATTG from the Planctopirus limnophila DSM 3776 genome contains:
- a CDS encoding ParB/RepB/Spo0J family partition protein encodes the protein MIESLSDLRPLFEQPGEEGDWWRAIMPYIASQVSGWSSAWMTKTEEELLNPTYVAALALGSINDRTKGLHFEHGHSWVTSEVNHALRNLESMCSPTPEEEEFFMATKTKPAPAKPTKATKPAKPKETAPEVTSESSQEHPGKAFIVDRSRDIPLSQLDPSPWQVRKKTSSEWIAELGQSLLDDGQLAPLLVRLSKIINQGSLANRYEIIAGHTRAFAAGQVGLKSLRCDILECDDETAQRLVLIDNAKRKDLTKIEQAQALKALVETYEAAGKSQRQLAADIGISQGQISNLTRLLLLPPEVQELVISGEITQASAREAVPMLQHPKIAKAFVAEIADIRDVAVEEAERQGEEARIDLMNSIRSVVREIGQPLDGQIYYKGRWVNRAFKLTPEIEEQLDIVDLSSNPKDPRRYALNKKLFEELQDKAEAKKKADEQKGIEGKCSGKKQLTPAQQKEKDKQQAEQLAARIAKWKIRIQKDMVCDWIDTTASEREMVSVLGWLWLHWQHHSEKRVISESLREALQESGMKDFNPDERELVKALLKADQPKDDLVFPQVLRSMGLKILRRCEVAPFRIADPEIIQIIFDYARLNIETVWASAYGEDVEEFFGMHSTAQLTALAKELKISVSSPKKIDMIDDLLQHCWGKPCPKSIIDAKAADASGKW